One genomic region from Paroceanicella profunda encodes:
- the hrcA gene encoding heat-inducible transcriptional repressor HrcA yields MTKDNSTLASLNERSRAVFRQLVETYLETGEPVGSRTLSRSLAQALSPASIRNVMQDLEELGLLDSPHVSAGRIPTHSGLRLFVDGLLEIGDVTGEERTEIERNLGQPEPDMAGVLDRAGDLLSGLTHGASLVLAPKYEAPIKHIEFVPLSGENALAVLVMEDGHVENRLMRPPPGMTPSAMQSASNFLNAVLRGRTLAEVKTVIAQQIAQRRQELDALAQSLVEQGIAIWDGQGAPTPERLIVRGRSNLLDNVAAGDLDRIRQLFDDLERKQDITQLLDLAQEGDGVRVFIGSENKLFSLSGSSLVISPYMNADRRIIGAVGVIGPTRLNYGRIVPIVDYTARLVGRLMSGRTNTG; encoded by the coding sequence ATGACCAAGGACAATTCCACACTCGCAAGCCTCAACGAGCGCAGCCGCGCCGTGTTTCGCCAGCTTGTCGAAACCTATCTCGAAACCGGTGAGCCCGTGGGCTCGCGCACGCTCTCGCGCAGCCTCGCGCAGGCGCTCTCCCCCGCCTCCATCCGCAACGTGATGCAGGACCTGGAGGAGCTGGGCCTGCTCGACAGCCCGCATGTCTCCGCCGGGCGCATCCCCACCCATTCCGGGCTGCGGCTGTTCGTGGACGGGCTGCTGGAGATCGGCGACGTGACCGGCGAGGAGCGCACGGAGATCGAGCGCAACCTCGGCCAGCCCGAGCCGGACATGGCCGGTGTGCTGGACCGCGCGGGAGACCTGCTCTCCGGCCTCACCCATGGCGCAAGCCTGGTGCTGGCGCCCAAATACGAGGCCCCGATCAAGCACATAGAGTTCGTCCCCCTCTCCGGGGAGAACGCGCTTGCCGTGCTGGTGATGGAGGACGGGCATGTCGAGAACCGGCTGATGCGCCCGCCGCCGGGGATGACCCCCTCGGCCATGCAGTCCGCCTCCAACTTCCTCAACGCCGTGCTGCGCGGCCGCACCCTGGCGGAGGTGAAGACCGTCATCGCCCAGCAGATCGCCCAGCGGCGGCAGGAGCTCGACGCCCTGGCGCAGAGCCTGGTGGAGCAGGGCATCGCCATCTGGGACGGCCAGGGCGCCCCCACGCCGGAGCGGCTGATCGTGCGCGGCCGCTCCAACCTGCTCGACAATGTCGCCGCCGGAGACCTGGACCGCATCCGCCAGCTCTTCGACGATCTGGAGCGCAAGCAGGACATCACCCAGCTCCTCGACCTCGCCCAGGAGGGCGACGGCGTGCGGGTGTTCATCGGCTCGGAGAACAAACTCTTCTCACTTTCCGGTTCATCTCTGGTGATTTCTCCTTATATGAACGCCGACCGCCGGATCATCGGGGCCGTCGGCGTGATCGGCCCCACCCGGCTCAACTATGGACGGATCGTTCCGATCGTGGATTATACGGCACGGCTTGTCGGCCGGCTGATGTCCGGTCGGACCAACACGGGATGA
- a CDS encoding RidA family protein → MTSDRRLISTGSPMEREIGYSRAVVQGDWCFVSGVTGYDYATMTMPEDIAAQARNCMATIASVLEEAGFDMRHIARVQYTVTDRDLVAALTPVLGAALGEIRPAATMVIAGLIRPEMLVEIEVTAFRG, encoded by the coding sequence ATGACCTCCGACCGCCGCCTGATCTCCACCGGCTCGCCCATGGAACGCGAGATCGGCTACTCCCGCGCCGTGGTGCAGGGAGACTGGTGCTTCGTCTCCGGCGTCACCGGCTACGACTACGCCACCATGACCATGCCCGAGGACATCGCCGCGCAGGCGCGCAACTGCATGGCCACCATCGCCTCGGTGCTGGAGGAGGCCGGCTTCGACATGCGCCACATCGCGCGCGTGCAATACACGGTGACGGACCGGGACCTGGTGGCCGCGCTCACCCCCGTGCTCGGCGCGGCACTGGGAGAGATCCGGCCGGCGGCGACGATGGTGATCGCGGGGCTGATCCGCCCCGAAATGCTGGTCGAGATCGAAGTCACGGCGTTCCGGGGATGA
- a CDS encoding MBL fold metallo-hydrolase yields MQFRVWGCRGSLPVPDPAMRRYGGDTSCYQITGPGEAGLVIDCGSGLRGLGEAMLCKPRARTDILLSHSHFDHLIGLGFFMPLITGQSEVTLWCGQEPDLVREALGRLYGPPLWPIRIPDKYRLPLRHLEPASEIGGACVRTFPLNHPGGCTGFRIEMAGRVICSVTDHEHGVPEIDAQVIAMARDADLMIYDAAYSNAEYPFRKGWGHSTWEVALKVAEAAAVKQTLLVHHSPHSTDELLDAAATALADAPVRWQFARDGMELEL; encoded by the coding sequence GTGCAGTTCCGCGTCTGGGGCTGTCGCGGCTCCCTGCCGGTGCCCGACCCCGCGATGCGCCGCTATGGCGGCGATACGTCCTGCTACCAGATCACCGGGCCCGGGGAGGCGGGGCTGGTGATCGACTGCGGCTCCGGCCTGCGCGGCCTTGGCGAGGCGATGCTCTGCAAGCCCCGGGCGCGCACGGACATCCTGCTCAGCCACAGCCATTTCGACCATCTCATCGGCCTCGGCTTCTTCATGCCGCTGATCACCGGACAGTCCGAGGTCACCCTGTGGTGCGGGCAGGAGCCGGACCTGGTGCGCGAGGCGCTGGGGCGGCTCTACGGCCCGCCGCTCTGGCCGATCCGCATTCCCGACAAGTACCGCCTGCCGCTGCGCCACCTGGAGCCGGCCTCCGAGATCGGCGGTGCCTGCGTGCGGACCTTCCCGCTGAACCACCCCGGCGGCTGCACCGGCTTTCGCATCGAGATGGCCGGCAGGGTGATCTGCTCGGTCACCGACCATGAGCACGGCGTGCCGGAGATCGACGCGCAGGTGATCGCCATGGCCCGCGACGCGGACCTGATGATCTATGACGCCGCCTATTCGAACGCCGAGTACCCGTTCCGCAAGGGCTGGGGCCACTCCACATGGGAGGTGGCGCTGAAGGTGGCCGAGGCCGCCGCCGTGAAGCAGACGCTGCTGGTCCACCACTCTCCCCATTCCACGGACGAACTGCTCGACGCCGCCGCCACCGCCCTGGCCGATGCCCCGGTGCGCTGGCAGTTCGCGCGGGACGGAATGGAACTGGAATTGTGA
- the rph gene encoding ribonuclease PH — MRPSGRAADALRPVSIETGVSAHAEGSCLIRCGRTHVLCTASLEPRVPPFLRNTGLGWVTAEYGMLPRATTSRNQREAKKGQTGRTQEIQRLIGRALRAGLDRAALGERQITIDCDVLQADGGTRCASITGGWVALRLAVNKLMKAGEVKMDPLMDHVAAVSCGIFGGMPLLDLDYAEDSEAGTDANFVMTGRGGLVEIQAAAEGATFSRAEFDAMLALAETGTAQLVEAQKAAIAG; from the coding sequence ATGCGCCCTTCCGGCAGAGCGGCCGACGCTCTTCGACCCGTCAGCATCGAGACCGGCGTCTCCGCCCACGCGGAGGGCTCCTGCCTGATCCGCTGCGGCAGGACGCATGTGCTCTGCACCGCCTCGCTGGAACCCCGGGTGCCACCCTTCCTGCGCAACACCGGGCTGGGCTGGGTGACGGCGGAATACGGCATGCTGCCACGCGCCACCACCAGCCGCAACCAGCGCGAGGCCAAGAAGGGCCAGACCGGGCGCACCCAGGAAATCCAGCGGCTGATCGGCCGCGCCCTGCGCGCCGGGCTGGACCGCGCTGCCCTGGGCGAGCGGCAGATCACCATCGACTGCGACGTGCTGCAGGCCGATGGCGGCACGCGCTGCGCCTCGATCACCGGCGGCTGGGTGGCGCTGCGCCTGGCGGTGAACAAGCTGATGAAGGCCGGCGAGGTGAAGATGGACCCGCTGATGGACCATGTCGCGGCGGTCTCCTGCGGGATCTTCGGCGGCATGCCCCTGCTCGACCTCGACTATGCCGAGGACAGCGAGGCGGGCACGGACGCGAATTTCGTGATGACCGGCCGCGGCGGGCTGGTGGAGATCCAAGCCGCCGCCGAGGGCGCCACCTTCAGCCGCGCCGAATTCGACGCGATGCTGGCCCTGGCCGAAACCGGCACAGCGCAGCTTGTCGAGGCGCAGAAGGCCGCCATCGCCGGCTGA
- a CDS encoding non-canonical purine NTP pyrophosphatase codes for MRTFTETRLVIASHNAGKVEEIGALLAPFGVEVVSAGALGLPEPEETEDSFAGNARIKAHAAAKATGLPALSDDSGLEVDALDGAPGVYTADWAETATGRDFTMAMHKVHAEIAARGAAEPARGRFVCTLCLAWPDGHDEIFRGEAEGHIVWPMRGHMGHGFDPVFQPLGQELTFAEMDPVRKNAISHRADAFARLVAGPFRKE; via the coding sequence ATGCGGACATTCACTGAAACCCGGCTGGTCATCGCCTCGCACAACGCCGGCAAGGTCGAGGAAATCGGCGCGCTGCTGGCGCCCTTCGGTGTCGAGGTGGTCTCGGCCGGCGCGCTCGGCCTGCCCGAGCCGGAGGAAACCGAGGACAGCTTCGCCGGCAACGCCCGGATCAAGGCCCACGCGGCGGCGAAGGCCACCGGCCTGCCGGCACTGTCGGACGATTCCGGGCTGGAGGTGGACGCGCTGGACGGCGCGCCGGGCGTCTACACCGCCGACTGGGCGGAGACTGCCACCGGGCGCGACTTCACCATGGCGATGCACAAGGTTCATGCCGAGATCGCCGCGCGCGGCGCCGCGGAGCCGGCCCGGGGCCGCTTCGTGTGCACGCTGTGCCTGGCCTGGCCCGACGGGCATGACGAGATCTTCCGCGGCGAGGCCGAGGGCCACATCGTCTGGCCGATGCGCGGCCACATGGGCCACGGCTTCGACCCGGTGTTCCAGCCGCTGGGGCAGGAACTGACCTTCGCGGAGATGGACCCCGTGCGCAAGAACGCCATCAGCCACCGGGCCGACGCCTTCGCCCGGCTGGTCGCCGGCCCCTTCCGGAAGGAGTGA
- a CDS encoding sterol desaturase family protein — translation MLLEFLATWGAVYIAMLAVYFATGLALTWWNARHPERRIQENRRGETRMAEEIRHSLSALALSSLLLGTGFFAQGRGWTPTPLELSWWSFPLGFVVSLVIFDAWFYFGHRLLHWKPLYRFHALHHKSVAPTVWSNDSSGLVDTLIEHGFYLVVWFVLPVPALSVFALRLFDQISGMIGHSGFEYFAGASSRAPSPMICSTFHDLHHSQFRYNFGNIFSIWDRLLGTVHPGYDAMVRRMESGETPGKATSRH, via the coding sequence ATGCTGCTCGAATTTCTCGCCACCTGGGGCGCCGTCTACATCGCCATGCTGGCGGTGTATTTCGCCACGGGCCTCGCGCTCACATGGTGGAATGCCCGCCACCCGGAGCGGCGCATCCAGGAGAACCGCCGCGGCGAGACTCGCATGGCGGAGGAGATCCGCCACTCGCTTTCCGCGCTCGCGCTCTCCTCGCTGCTGCTCGGCACCGGGTTCTTCGCCCAGGGCCGGGGCTGGACCCCGACGCCGCTGGAGCTGTCGTGGTGGTCCTTCCCGCTGGGCTTCGTGGTGTCGCTGGTGATCTTCGACGCCTGGTTCTACTTCGGCCACCGGCTGCTGCACTGGAAGCCGCTCTACCGGTTCCACGCCCTGCACCACAAATCCGTGGCGCCCACGGTGTGGAGCAATGACAGTTCCGGCCTTGTGGACACGCTCATCGAGCACGGGTTCTACCTCGTGGTCTGGTTCGTGCTGCCGGTGCCGGCGCTGTCGGTGTTCGCGCTGCGGCTGTTCGACCAGATCTCCGGGATGATCGGCCATTCCGGCTTCGAGTATTTCGCCGGCGCCTCCTCCCGCGCGCCGTCTCCGATGATCTGCTCCACCTTCCATGACCTGCACCATTCCCAGTTCCGCTACAATTTCGGCAACATCTTCTCCATCTGGGACCGCCTGCTCGGCACCGTCCACCCGGGGTATGACGCCATGGTGCGCCGCATGGAATCGGGGGAGACGCCCGGAAAGGCGACCAGCCGCCATTGA
- a CDS encoding ABC transporter transmembrane domain-containing protein has product MDRTLLQFVWRSSWRDQLIIVLASLISFPIILSTLYIPKIIVDEALRGTEFPQSFLGFQLDQIDYLIALCGTLLVLIILNNAVKYFINVQKGLTGERLLRRLRYVVFERVTLFPLPRLRNTSPGEVVQIVAAEVEPIGGFAGEMVATPVYQGGQLLVYMGFILAQDPFLGLAAIFLFPVQAYVVPKVQRVVVRLVQKRIRNVRSMTAEISEAVGGMEAMRINDAREWHLARMSERLYTNFRIRYRIFLLKYAIKFANNVVNNITPFFFYSFGGYLVIQGRMELGALVAILAAYKDIASPWRELLNYYQSFSDISARYDAVYDAYGRERLVGRPDPVRLGEDDVVLEGIFSDQPVESGGVEDVSLTIRPGQTMVVLGEEEGGRTVLLKLLSGLALPSRGAVRVGSERGRDVLTRAYRDLAYVSRAPHILSGTFRENVAYSLLGQKGHGEKPEDWARREREARLTGATPEDPEMDWVDYQRIGLDGAEAFDAYVLEILGALGLTRELFIRGLWTRLDPKREPLLAEQALAARQLVARDADAGLAGLVEAWDRDAYLENATLAENLFYGVPDSPKMRWSTLARRPDVRKALVSTGMEEEVLRIGLEAAELLVELLGSLGRDGALVEQLGLIDHSEIEDYARIVAAQRRRSLRWLSRGDRVMLMRLAFEIAPLRHRLGVLDSPERRARIVKARRPLRARIEAEGWLHYFDDPGYLPGLPLIENVLGGRPRIDRRDATPPVEQRLGQAMLSHDIHQFVIAAGLRTNVGLAGSTLSPSQARRVALARALAAKPSVLVLDGVADDSSDNHRALREAMEKIHPGGTRVFGTQNEALARDADIVIRISRGKVVAVGAPSEIFASDDAA; this is encoded by the coding sequence ATGGACCGGACCTTGCTGCAATTCGTGTGGAGGAGTTCGTGGCGGGATCAGCTGATCATCGTCCTCGCCTCGCTCATCTCCTTTCCGATCATCCTCTCCACCCTCTACATCCCGAAGATCATCGTCGACGAGGCCCTGCGCGGCACCGAGTTCCCGCAGAGCTTCCTCGGCTTCCAGCTCGACCAGATCGACTACCTGATCGCGCTGTGCGGCACGCTGCTCGTGCTGATCATCCTCAACAACGCGGTGAAATATTTCATCAACGTCCAGAAGGGGCTCACCGGAGAGCGCCTGCTGCGACGGCTGCGCTACGTGGTGTTCGAGCGGGTGACGCTGTTCCCCCTGCCCCGGCTGCGCAACACCTCGCCCGGCGAGGTGGTCCAGATCGTCGCCGCGGAGGTGGAGCCCATCGGCGGCTTCGCCGGCGAGATGGTGGCGACGCCGGTCTACCAGGGCGGCCAGCTTCTGGTCTACATGGGGTTCATCCTGGCGCAGGACCCGTTCCTGGGCCTCGCGGCGATCTTCCTGTTTCCCGTGCAGGCCTATGTGGTGCCGAAGGTGCAGCGCGTCGTGGTGCGCCTCGTGCAGAAGCGCATCCGCAACGTGCGCTCCATGACCGCGGAAATCTCCGAGGCCGTGGGCGGCATGGAGGCGATGCGCATCAATGACGCGCGGGAATGGCACCTCGCGCGGATGTCCGAGCGGCTCTACACCAACTTCCGCATCCGCTACCGCATCTTCCTGCTGAAATACGCCATCAAGTTCGCCAACAACGTGGTGAACAACATCACGCCGTTCTTCTTCTACTCCTTCGGCGGCTATCTGGTGATCCAGGGGCGGATGGAGCTCGGCGCGCTGGTGGCCATCCTGGCCGCCTACAAGGACATCGCCTCGCCCTGGCGGGAGCTGTTGAACTACTACCAGTCCTTTTCCGACATCTCCGCCCGCTACGACGCGGTCTATGACGCCTACGGGCGTGAGCGCCTCGTGGGGCGGCCGGACCCGGTGCGGCTGGGCGAGGATGACGTGGTGCTGGAGGGCATCTTCTCGGATCAGCCGGTGGAGTCCGGCGGGGTCGAGGACGTGTCGCTCACCATCCGGCCGGGCCAGACCATGGTCGTTCTGGGCGAGGAGGAAGGCGGCCGCACCGTGCTGCTGAAGCTGCTCTCCGGCCTGGCGCTGCCCTCGCGCGGCGCCGTGCGGGTCGGCTCCGAGCGGGGGCGCGACGTGCTCACCCGCGCCTACCGCGACCTCGCCTACGTGAGCCGGGCGCCGCACATCCTCTCCGGCACCTTCCGCGAGAACGTGGCCTATTCGCTGCTCGGCCAGAAGGGCCACGGCGAGAAGCCGGAGGACTGGGCCCGGCGGGAGCGGGAGGCCCGGCTCACCGGTGCCACGCCGGAGGACCCGGAGATGGACTGGGTGGATTACCAGCGCATCGGCCTGGACGGCGCGGAGGCTTTCGACGCCTATGTGCTGGAGATCCTCGGCGCGCTGGGGCTGACGCGGGAGCTGTTCATCCGCGGTCTCTGGACCCGGCTGGACCCGAAGCGCGAGCCGCTGCTGGCCGAGCAGGCCCTCGCGGCCCGGCAACTGGTGGCGCGCGACGCGGATGCGGGCCTGGCCGGCCTCGTTGAAGCCTGGGACCGGGATGCCTATCTGGAAAACGCGACGCTGGCGGAGAACCTGTTCTACGGAGTGCCGGACTCCCCGAAGATGCGCTGGTCGACCCTGGCCCGCCGGCCCGACGTGCGCAAGGCGCTGGTCTCGACGGGCATGGAGGAAGAGGTGCTGCGCATCGGCCTCGAGGCCGCGGAACTGCTGGTGGAACTGCTGGGCTCCCTCGGGCGGGACGGGGCGCTGGTCGAACAGCTCGGTCTCATCGACCATTCCGAGATCGAGGATTACGCCCGCATCGTGGCGGCGCAACGCCGGCGTTCGCTGCGCTGGCTGTCGCGCGGCGACCGGGTGATGCTGATGCGGCTCGCCTTCGAGATCGCCCCCCTGCGCCACCGGCTCGGCGTGCTCGACAGCCCGGAGCGCCGCGCGCGCATCGTGAAGGCCCGCCGCCCGCTGCGTGCGCGCATCGAGGCGGAAGGCTGGCTGCATTACTTCGACGACCCGGGCTACCTGCCCGGCCTGCCCCTCATCGAGAACGTGCTCGGCGGCCGCCCGCGCATCGACCGCCGGGACGCCACGCCCCCCGTGGAGCAACGTCTCGGCCAGGCGATGCTGAGCCACGACATCCACCAGTTCGTCATCGCGGCGGGGCTGCGCACGAATGTCGGGCTGGCGGGCAGCACCCTGTCGCCGTCGCAGGCGCGGCGGGTGGCGCTGGCCCGCGCACTGGCGGCGAAGCCTTCGGTGCTTGTGCTCGACGGTGTGGCGGACGACAGTTCGGACAACCATCGCGCCCTGCGCGAGGCGATGGAGAAAATTCACCCCGGGGGCACGCGTGTCTTCGGAACCCAGAACGAGGCCCTGGCGCGGGATGCGGACATCGTCATCCGCATCAGCCGGGGCAAGGTGGTGGCCGTCGGGGCGCCATCGGAAATCTTCGCGTCGGATGACGCGGCATGA
- a CDS encoding cyclic nucleotide-binding domain-containing protein codes for MSLSRECEILRHSPLFAGVDLSQLKLLVLMAENRTFHDGENLMRQGEDGSAAFVLLNGDAEILVEAHGKDTVVAQVGAHEVVGEMALLTEGPRSATVRALGTVQALRIDRTTFLKLLKQFPEMGLELLRVMTDRLEHTTLELANARAALACTGISGAPGPAA; via the coding sequence ATGAGCCTGTCCCGGGAATGCGAGATTCTGCGGCACTCCCCCCTGTTCGCAGGGGTGGACCTCTCCCAGCTCAAGCTGCTCGTGCTGATGGCCGAGAACCGCACCTTCCATGATGGCGAGAACCTGATGCGCCAGGGCGAGGACGGCAGCGCCGCCTTCGTGCTGCTCAACGGGGATGCGGAGATCCTGGTCGAGGCCCATGGCAAGGATACCGTGGTCGCGCAGGTGGGCGCGCATGAGGTGGTGGGCGAGATGGCCCTGCTCACCGAGGGGCCGCGCAGCGCCACGGTGCGCGCGCTCGGCACCGTGCAGGCCCTGCGGATTGACCGCACCACCTTCCTCAAGCTGCTCAAGCAGTTTCCGGAGATGGGGCTGGAGCTGCTCAGGGTGATGACCGACCGGCTGGAGCACACCACGCTCGAACTGGCCAATGCCCGCGCGGCGCTGGCCTGCACCGGCATCTCCGGCGCGCCCGGTCCTGCGGCATGA
- the hemW gene encoding radical SAM family heme chaperone HemW — MTMDWQQGGFGVYVHWPFCLAKCPYCDFNSHVRAEVDHEAWRGALVSEVARVAAETPGRRVDTVFFGGGTPSLMPPETVAAVISAIGTHWTLAPDAEISLEANPTSVEAGRFRGFRDAGVNRISMGIQSLDDRALKALGRMHSAAEARAAFDVARGLFERVSFDLIHARQGQDLDGWRAELGEALSMAVDHLSLYQLTIEPGTRFHDLLERGRLKGLPEPDLAADMYALTQELCSAAGYPGYEISNHARPGAESRHNLTYWRYGDYAGIGPGAHGRLTLAEGRTATETLREPTAWLNAVREQGHGESLREPVSGADQATEYMLMSLRLAEGSDLSRHAALAAEGIPERRIADLVEAGLLWHKGSRIGTTPQGRPLLNAILRDLLT, encoded by the coding sequence ATGACCATGGACTGGCAGCAGGGCGGCTTCGGCGTCTACGTGCACTGGCCGTTCTGCCTGGCCAAGTGCCCGTATTGCGACTTCAACAGCCATGTGCGCGCCGAGGTGGACCACGAAGCCTGGCGCGGCGCGCTGGTGTCCGAGGTGGCGCGGGTTGCGGCGGAAACGCCGGGCCGGCGGGTGGACACGGTGTTCTTCGGCGGCGGCACGCCCAGCCTGATGCCGCCGGAGACGGTGGCCGCCGTCATCAGCGCCATCGGCACGCACTGGACCCTGGCCCCGGACGCGGAAATCAGCCTGGAGGCCAACCCGACCTCGGTGGAAGCCGGGCGCTTCCGCGGCTTCCGCGACGCCGGGGTGAACCGCATCTCCATGGGCATCCAGTCTCTCGACGACCGGGCGCTGAAGGCCCTGGGCCGCATGCACAGCGCCGCGGAAGCCCGCGCCGCCTTCGACGTGGCCCGCGGCCTGTTCGAACGGGTGAGCTTCGACCTCATCCATGCCCGGCAGGGGCAGGACCTCGACGGCTGGCGCGCGGAACTGGGCGAGGCGCTGTCGATGGCGGTGGACCACCTCTCGCTCTACCAGCTCACCATCGAACCGGGCACCCGCTTCCACGACCTGCTGGAACGCGGCCGCCTGAAGGGCCTTCCGGAACCCGATCTCGCCGCGGACATGTACGCCCTCACGCAGGAGCTGTGCTCGGCCGCCGGCTATCCCGGATACGAGATTTCCAACCACGCCCGCCCCGGCGCGGAGAGCCGCCACAACCTCACCTACTGGCGCTACGGGGACTATGCCGGCATCGGGCCCGGCGCCCATGGCCGCCTCACCCTGGCAGAGGGCCGCACGGCCACAGAGACGCTGCGTGAGCCCACGGCATGGCTGAACGCGGTGCGGGAGCAGGGCCATGGCGAAAGCCTGCGGGAGCCCGTTTCAGGCGCCGACCAGGCCACGGAATACATGCTGATGTCGCTGCGCCTCGCCGAAGGCAGCGACCTGAGCCGCCACGCGGCCCTGGCCGCCGAGGGCATTCCGGAGCGCCGCATCGCAGATCTGGTGGAGGCAGGGCTGCTCTGGCACAAGGGGAGCCGCATCGGAACCACCCCGCAGGGCCGACCGTTGTTGAACGCCATCCTGCGCGACCTGCTGACCTGA
- a CDS encoding VOC family protein: protein MPTGLRAMPMISATDVEASAGALVRAFGFEPAGFWRDAGGTATFGILRLGLVTLGLRRVEAVTPAPGWAAYVYVDDVEAIADLGRAGALAVSGPQDRPYGTREVEVTDRDGNVICFARDLRPGPDGPGL from the coding sequence ATGCCCACCGGCCTGCGTGCCATGCCGATGATTTCGGCCACCGATGTCGAGGCGAGTGCCGGCGCCCTCGTGCGGGCCTTCGGCTTCGAGCCCGCCGGGTTCTGGCGCGATGCAGGGGGCACCGCCACCTTCGGCATCCTGCGGCTCGGGCTGGTGACGCTCGGGCTGCGCCGGGTGGAGGCCGTCACGCCCGCTCCGGGCTGGGCGGCCTATGTCTATGTCGATGACGTGGAGGCGATCGCCGATCTCGGCCGGGCCGGCGCGCTGGCCGTCTCGGGCCCGCAGGACCGCCCCTACGGCACGCGCGAGGTGGAGGTGACGGACCGCGACGGCAACGTGATCTGCTTCGCGCGGGACCTGCGCCCGGGCCCGGACGGCCCCGGCCTCTGA
- a CDS encoding alpha-ketoglutarate-dependent dioxygenase AlkB family protein, which produces MSAIAVRGALWFRGFLDRAAQERLVDEIRAVVAAAPLFAPVTRRGQPLSVRMTSAGRCGWVSDRKGYRYEPRHPDGMPWPPLPPTVAAAWEALSGWPAPPDCCLVNWYDPGARMGLHQDRDEADFSAPVLSLSLGDTGVFRIGAEARGGRTDRIDLASGDALLLTGPSRLAHHGIARILPGTSTLLPAPGRINLTCRVVG; this is translated from the coding sequence GTGAGCGCCATCGCGGTCCGCGGCGCGCTGTGGTTCCGCGGCTTCCTGGACCGCGCCGCGCAGGAGCGGCTTGTGGACGAGATCCGCGCCGTGGTGGCTGCGGCGCCGCTCTTCGCGCCCGTCACCCGCCGGGGCCAGCCCCTCTCGGTGCGGATGACCTCCGCCGGCCGCTGCGGCTGGGTGTCGGACCGGAAGGGATACCGCTACGAGCCCCGCCACCCGGACGGCATGCCCTGGCCGCCGCTGCCCCCCACCGTCGCCGCCGCCTGGGAGGCGCTCTCCGGCTGGCCGGCGCCGCCGGACTGCTGCCTGGTGAACTGGTATGACCCCGGCGCCCGCATGGGCCTGCACCAGGACCGCGACGAGGCGGATTTCTCCGCCCCCGTGCTCTCGCTCTCGCTGGGCGACACCGGGGTGTTCCGCATCGGCGCCGAGGCCCGCGGCGGCCGGACGGACCGCATCGACCTCGCCAGCGGCGATGCGCTGCTGCTCACCGGCCCCTCGCGCCTCGCCCATCACGGCATCGCGCGCATCCTGCCCGGCACCTCCACCCTGCTGCCGGCGCCCGGGCGCATCAACCTCACCTGCAGGGTGGTCGGCTGA
- the grpE gene encoding nucleotide exchange factor GrpE gives MTSNPQDDMRDEIEQPVEATVAEPEDALDPREAELLAVTTERDELKDRLLRSLAESENIRKRAERDRRDAEAYGGTKLARDLLSVHDNLGRALGMIDEEMREKLSAVVEGLELTQRELVATFAKHRIEKISPAVGDRFDPKLHQAMFEAPVPGAEPGSVIQVMVEGFTIADRLLRPAQVGVAAALPAEARADA, from the coding sequence ATGACGAGCAACCCTCAGGACGACATGCGCGACGAGATCGAGCAGCCCGTCGAAGCGACAGTGGCCGAGCCGGAAGACGCGCTTGACCCGCGTGAAGCCGAGCTTCTTGCTGTCACCACCGAGCGTGACGAGCTGAAGGACCGGCTGCTGCGCTCGCTCGCGGAAAGCGAGAACATCCGCAAGCGCGCGGAGCGTGACCGCCGCGACGCCGAGGCCTATGGCGGCACCAAGCTCGCCCGCGACCTGCTCTCGGTGCATGACAACCTCGGCCGGGCCCTGGGCATGATCGACGAGGAGATGCGCGAGAAGCTCAGCGCCGTGGTCGAAGGGCTGGAGCTCACCCAGCGCGAGCTGGTCGCCACCTTCGCCAAGCACCGCATCGAGAAGATCAGCCCCGCCGTGGGCGACAGGTTCGACCCCAAGCTGCACCAGGCGATGTTCGAGGCCCCGGTGCCCGGCGCGGAGCCCGGCTCCGTCATCCAGGTGATGGTCGAGGGCTTCACCATCGCGGACCGGCTGCTGCGCCCCGCGCAGGTGGGCGTTGCCGCCGCGCTGCCCGCGGAGGCCCGGGCGGACGCCTGA